One stretch of Deinococcus radiopugnans ATCC 19172 DNA includes these proteins:
- the treS gene encoding maltose alpha-D-glucosyltransferase, which produces MTQHTPPQWYKSAVFYELSVRTFADGNGDGKGDFPGLTGKLDYLRTLGVDCLWLLPFYPSPLRDDGYDVADYTGIHPDLGTIEDFQFFLAEAHSRGLRVIADLVTNHTSSEHPWFQAARRGPTLPDGSPNEYHDYYVWSDTGTEYPGARIIFTDTETSNWTRDEVCGRYYWHRFFSHQPDLNFDNPKVIEEILDAARFWLNTGLDGFRVDAVPYLVEREGTNCENLPETHEILKKMRRMVDTEYPGRLLLAEANQWPEDVAEYFGTEADPEFHMCFNFPVMPRLYMSLKKEDTTSIREIMGRLPEIPSFGQWATFLRNHDELTLEMVDDDERAFMYAAYSPDTRMRINVGIRRRLAPLLNNERRRIELLNSVLLALPGSPILYYGDEIGMGDDLGLADRNGVRTPMQWNAGISGGFSTAWPSDCFFPPISDPVYGYQRVNVQAQERDPGSLLQWTSRQLEARRQHPAFAHGDLKFVETNNTSVLAFTRTHENEVLLIVCNFAANAQAATLDLGEYVGRTPVTLSGASPFPPVTEGPYTLMMGRHEYYWLRLN; this is translated from the coding sequence ATGACTCAGCACACCCCGCCTCAGTGGTACAAGAGCGCCGTCTTCTACGAGCTGTCCGTCCGCACCTTCGCCGACGGCAACGGCGACGGCAAGGGCGACTTTCCCGGCCTGACCGGCAAGCTGGATTACCTGCGCACCCTGGGCGTGGACTGCCTGTGGCTGCTGCCCTTCTACCCCAGTCCGCTGCGCGACGACGGCTACGACGTGGCCGACTACACCGGCATCCACCCGGACCTGGGGACCATCGAGGACTTCCAGTTCTTCCTGGCCGAGGCCCATTCACGCGGGCTGCGGGTGATCGCCGATCTGGTGACTAACCACACCTCCAGCGAGCATCCCTGGTTTCAGGCGGCGCGGCGCGGCCCCACCCTGCCCGACGGCAGCCCCAACGAGTACCACGACTACTACGTCTGGAGCGACACCGGCACCGAGTACCCCGGCGCGCGCATCATCTTCACCGACACCGAAACCAGCAACTGGACCCGCGACGAGGTGTGCGGGCGCTACTACTGGCACCGCTTCTTCTCGCATCAGCCGGACCTGAACTTCGACAACCCCAAGGTGATCGAGGAGATTCTGGACGCCGCGCGTTTCTGGCTGAACACCGGCCTGGACGGCTTCCGGGTGGACGCGGTGCCGTATCTGGTCGAGCGCGAGGGCACCAACTGCGAGAACCTGCCCGAGACGCATGAGATTCTCAAGAAGATGCGCCGCATGGTGGACACCGAGTATCCGGGCCGCCTGCTGCTGGCCGAGGCCAACCAGTGGCCCGAGGACGTCGCGGAGTACTTCGGCACCGAGGCTGACCCCGAGTTCCACATGTGCTTCAACTTCCCGGTGATGCCCCGGCTGTACATGAGCCTCAAGAAGGAGGACACCACTTCCATCCGCGAGATCATGGGCCGCCTGCCCGAGATTCCGTCGTTCGGACAGTGGGCCACCTTCCTGCGTAACCACGACGAACTGACGCTGGAGATGGTGGACGACGACGAGCGCGCGTTCATGTACGCGGCCTATTCGCCCGACACCCGCATGCGGATCAATGTAGGCATCCGCCGCCGCCTGGCCCCACTGCTGAACAACGAGCGCCGCCGCATCGAGCTGCTGAACAGCGTCCTGCTGGCCCTGCCGGGCAGCCCGATCCTGTACTACGGCGACGAGATCGGCATGGGCGACGACCTGGGGCTGGCGGACCGCAACGGCGTGCGTACCCCGATGCAGTGGAACGCGGGCATCAGCGGCGGCTTTTCCACCGCGTGGCCCTCGGACTGCTTTTTCCCGCCGATCAGCGATCCGGTGTACGGCTACCAGCGCGTCAACGTGCAGGCCCAGGAACGCGATCCGGGCAGCCTGTTGCAGTGGACCTCGCGCCAGCTCGAAGCCCGCCGCCAGCACCCGGCCTTTGCCCACGGCGACCTGAAGTTCGTGGAGACCAACAACACCTCGGTGCTGGCCTTTACCCGCACCCACGAGAACGAGGTCCTGTTGATCGTGTGCAACTTTGCCGCCAACGCTCAGGCCGCCACCCTGGACCTGGGCGAGTACGTGGGCCGCACGCCCGTGACCCTCTCTGGCGCCAGTCCCTTCCCGCCGGTGACCGAGGGGCCGTACACGCTGATGATGGGGCGGCACGAGTACTACTGGTTGCGCCTGAACTGA
- a CDS encoding Glu/Leu/Phe/Val family dehydrogenase gives MTATQDPDHVNQKKYGAHDIPSYLDPNHIGPYEIYLEQVERVTPYLGKLAYWVETLKRPKRILVVDVPIHLDDGTVAHFEGYRVQHNTSRGPAKGGIRFHQDVTLSEVMALSAWMTIKNAAVNLPYGGGKGGVRIDPRKYSTGELERLTRRYATEIGLIIGPEKDIPAPDVNTNPQTMAWIMDTYSMNVGRTATGVVTGKPVSLGGSLGRADATGRGVFVTGAEAMKKLGLSMEGARIAIQGFGNVGEAAARIFHGHGAKIVAIQDVTGTIHSDAGIDPAAALEHLRRTGKITELPGSEEIQKDEFWSVDCDVLIPAALENQITLANADKIRAKLIVEGANGPTNPAADDLLSGKGITIVPDVLANAGGVTVSYFEWVQDFSSFFWTEEEINKRLDRIMSEAFLSLWDVKEKHDVTLRTAVYIVSCTRVLEARALRGLYP, from the coding sequence ATGACCGCCACCCAGGATCCCGATCACGTCAACCAGAAGAAGTACGGCGCGCACGACATTCCCAGCTACCTCGACCCCAACCACATCGGGCCGTACGAGATCTACCTGGAGCAGGTGGAGCGCGTCACGCCGTACCTGGGCAAGCTGGCGTACTGGGTGGAAACGCTCAAGCGGCCCAAGCGCATTCTGGTGGTCGACGTGCCCATCCACCTGGACGACGGCACGGTGGCGCACTTCGAGGGCTACCGCGTGCAGCACAACACCTCGCGCGGCCCGGCCAAGGGCGGCATTCGCTTCCACCAGGACGTGACCCTCAGCGAGGTCATGGCGCTCTCGGCGTGGATGACCATCAAGAACGCCGCCGTCAACCTGCCCTACGGCGGCGGCAAGGGCGGCGTGCGGATTGACCCCCGCAAGTACAGCACCGGGGAACTCGAACGCCTGACCCGCCGCTACGCCACCGAGATCGGGCTGATCATCGGGCCGGAAAAGGACATTCCCGCCCCCGACGTGAACACCAACCCGCAGACGATGGCGTGGATCATGGACACCTACTCCATGAACGTGGGCCGCACCGCCACGGGTGTGGTCACCGGCAAGCCCGTCAGCCTGGGCGGCTCGCTGGGCCGCGCGGACGCCACCGGGCGCGGCGTGTTCGTGACCGGGGCCGAGGCCATGAAGAAGCTGGGCCTGTCAATGGAAGGCGCGCGCATCGCCATTCAGGGCTTCGGCAACGTGGGCGAGGCCGCCGCGCGCATCTTCCACGGGCACGGTGCCAAGATCGTCGCCATTCAGGACGTGACCGGCACCATCCACAGCGACGCGGGCATTGACCCTGCCGCCGCCCTGGAACACCTGCGCCGCACCGGCAAGATCACCGAACTGCCCGGCAGCGAGGAAATCCAGAAGGACGAGTTCTGGAGCGTGGACTGCGACGTCCTGATTCCCGCCGCGCTGGAAAACCAGATCACGCTGGCGAACGCCGACAAGATCCGGGCCAAGCTGATCGTGGAGGGCGCCAACGGCCCCACCAACCCCGCCGCCGACGACCTGCTGTCGGGCAAGGGCATCACCATCGTGCCCGACGTGCTGGCGAACGCCGGGGGCGTCACGGTCAGCTACTTCGAGTGGGTGCAGGATTTCAGCTCGTTCTTCTGGACCGAGGAGGAGATCAACAAACGCCTAGACCGCATTATGTCCGAGGCCTTCCTGAGCCTGTGGGACGTCAAGGAAAAGCACGACGTGACGCTGCGAACCGCCGTCTACATCGTGTCCTGCACGCGGGTGCTCGAAGCGCGCGCCCTGCGTGGCCTGTACCCCTGA
- a CDS encoding Glu/Leu/Phe/Val family dehydrogenase → MRASGLNWQGLMEQLQQALPHCDVTDGSLAYFKYPKRTVTMNLPVQMDDGTVKVFKGYRTVHSTARGPSMGGMRLKAGLNAHECEVLAAIMTLKAAVADLPLGGAKGGVDVDPTTLSPHETEGLVRRYTSEIVELIGPRTDILAPDVGSDSQMMAWMMDTYNQNTDTTVNGVVVGKPLPLGGSYASKDARGRSAALVTSRVLKEAGRSLQSAPCAVYGFGDVGRKAAQTLAAEGAMVIAVSDQNGATFASGGLDLDALSQHRELFGTVQGFATDITVDELLELDVEVLMLAYDYGAINAGNAHAVRANHLVEATNRAVLPEAERFLKERGVTVLPDLVASLGGAVVNYLEWVQDASNFFWTEEEIEAAIDERVDAAVDTVMAFMRAHDLDLRTAAYAVALNRLHNATVMRGVYP, encoded by the coding sequence ATGCGGGCATCAGGACTCAACTGGCAGGGCCTTATGGAACAGCTTCAGCAGGCACTGCCCCACTGCGACGTGACCGACGGGTCGCTGGCGTATTTCAAGTATCCCAAGCGCACCGTCACCATGAACCTGCCGGTGCAGATGGACGACGGCACGGTCAAGGTGTTCAAGGGGTACCGCACCGTTCACAGCACCGCGCGCGGCCCCAGCATGGGCGGCATGCGCCTCAAGGCGGGCCTGAACGCCCACGAGTGCGAGGTGCTGGCCGCGATCATGACCCTCAAAGCGGCGGTGGCCGACCTGCCGCTGGGCGGCGCGAAGGGCGGCGTGGACGTCGATCCCACCACGCTCAGCCCGCACGAGACCGAGGGACTGGTGCGCCGCTACACCTCCGAGATCGTGGAGCTGATCGGGCCGCGCACCGACATCCTGGCCCCCGACGTGGGCAGCGACTCGCAGATGATGGCCTGGATGATGGACACCTACAACCAGAACACCGATACCACCGTCAACGGCGTGGTGGTGGGCAAGCCCCTGCCGCTGGGCGGCAGCTACGCCAGCAAGGACGCGCGGGGCCGCAGCGCCGCCCTGGTGACGTCGCGGGTCCTGAAGGAAGCCGGACGCAGCCTGCAGAGTGCGCCCTGCGCCGTGTACGGCTTCGGCGACGTGGGCCGCAAGGCCGCGCAGACGCTGGCCGCCGAGGGCGCGATGGTGATCGCCGTCAGTGACCAGAACGGCGCGACGTTTGCCAGCGGCGGGCTGGATCTGGACGCCCTGTCGCAGCACCGCGAGCTGTTCGGCACCGTGCAGGGCTTTGCCACCGACATCACCGTGGACGAGCTGCTGGAACTGGACGTGGAGGTGCTGATGCTGGCCTACGACTACGGGGCCATCAACGCCGGCAACGCCCACGCGGTGCGCGCCAACCATCTGGTGGAGGCCACCAACCGCGCCGTGCTGCCCGAGGCCGAGCGCTTTCTCAAGGAGCGCGGCGTGACCGTGCTGCCCGATCTGGTGGCCAGCCTGGGCGGCGCGGTGGTCAACTACCTGGAATGGGTGCAGGACGCCAGCAATTTCTTCTGGACCGAAGAGGAAATCGAGGCCGCCATTGACGAGCGGGTGGACGCCGCCGTGGACACCGTGATGGCGTTCATGCGCGCGCACGATCTGGACCTGCGCACTGCCGCCTACGCCGTGGCCCTCAACCGCCTGCACAACGCCACGGTGATGCGCGGGGTGTACCCATGA
- a CDS encoding polyprenyl synthetase family protein, protein MTGVLALSVPDAAFEARLREVLRSRVEFIELIGDDLVAAGGKRIRPLLTLLSAQLLGASADRPGWNAVLDLAVCVELLHSASLLHDDLIDDADTRRGQQSAFRRFGNVVSVMSGDFMLARLLTLLAEMNGGPALTRAFGETAGVICEGEVLQFQVAAYQEYDLQHYLTVIHGKTAALTELAASAPATLLKAGDGAHEALCIFGREYGLAFQMQDDLLDLAGTEAQIGKPVGGDLREGKATYPSLLLLEGPHGPEVRRILERRAAQDGDVGRVRELALRTGVFDRTREEIRRRAALAVDALQSFPASEARHALETLARREIERAR, encoded by the coding sequence ATGACCGGCGTGCTGGCCCTGAGCGTTCCCGATGCGGCTTTCGAGGCGCGTCTGCGCGAGGTTTTGCGTTCGCGCGTCGAGTTTATCGAGTTGATCGGCGACGATCTGGTGGCCGCCGGAGGCAAGCGCATCCGCCCGCTGCTGACGCTGCTGTCGGCGCAGTTGTTGGGGGCTTCCGCTGATCGTCCCGGCTGGAACGCCGTGCTTGATCTGGCGGTGTGCGTGGAACTGCTGCACTCGGCCTCGTTGCTGCACGACGACCTGATTGACGACGCCGACACCCGGCGCGGGCAACAGTCGGCCTTCCGGCGCTTTGGCAACGTGGTCAGCGTGATGAGCGGCGACTTCATGCTGGCGCGGCTGCTGACGCTGCTGGCAGAGATGAACGGCGGCCCGGCCCTGACCCGCGCGTTCGGCGAGACGGCGGGCGTGATCTGCGAGGGCGAGGTGCTGCAATTTCAGGTGGCGGCGTATCAGGAATACGACCTGCAGCACTACCTGACCGTGATCCACGGCAAGACGGCGGCCCTGACCGAACTGGCGGCCAGCGCCCCGGCCACCCTGCTGAAGGCGGGCGACGGCGCCCATGAGGCGCTGTGCATCTTCGGGCGCGAATACGGCCTGGCCTTCCAGATGCAAGACGACCTGCTGGACCTGGCCGGCACCGAGGCACAGATCGGCAAGCCGGTGGGCGGTGACCTGCGCGAGGGCAAGGCCACCTACCCGTCCCTGCTGCTGCTGGAGGGGCCGCACGGTCCCGAGGTCCGCCGCATTCTGGAACGCCGCGCCGCCCAGGACGGCGACGTGGGGCGTGTGCGCGAGCTGGCGCTGCGGACCGGAGTCTTTGACCGCACCCGTGAGGAAATCCGCCGCCGCGCCGCGCTGGCCGTCGACGCCCTGCAAAGCTTTCCCGCCTCAGAGGCCCGGCACGCGCTGGAGACTCTGGCCAGGCGTGAGATCGAACGCGCCCGCTAG
- a CDS encoding Crp/Fnr family transcriptional regulator translates to MTADRALALLRHAPIFQGAQPADLQPLAELGHFSSLSRGEHLFHAGQAVESLYVVALGSVRVYRLSRGGRRELTLHVEGPRQVVAGVAAFQSRAVYPAQAQALQTPTEVLGLPVDAVRQAVFQTPALAQAVIAYFARRQAELLGRLDSLVFSELGERLAAYLLEHAAAPHALPTNSELAALLGTVPELISRKLGEFYRLGLIVLERRTVQVCDAAELSRLAGGRQEEAGR, encoded by the coding sequence GTGACTGCTGACCGCGCCCTTGCGCTGCTTCGCCACGCGCCCATCTTTCAGGGGGCGCAGCCTGCCGACCTGCAGCCGCTGGCCGAACTGGGCCATTTTTCCAGCCTGTCGCGCGGGGAGCATCTGTTCCACGCCGGGCAGGCCGTCGAGTCCCTGTACGTCGTCGCGCTGGGCAGCGTGCGGGTCTACCGCCTGTCGCGCGGTGGGCGGCGCGAGCTGACCCTGCATGTCGAGGGGCCGCGTCAGGTGGTGGCGGGGGTCGCGGCCTTTCAGAGCCGCGCCGTGTACCCGGCGCAGGCCCAGGCCCTGCAGACGCCCACCGAGGTGCTGGGCCTGCCGGTGGACGCGGTGCGGCAGGCGGTGTTTCAGACCCCGGCGCTGGCGCAGGCGGTGATCGCGTATTTCGCGCGGCGGCAGGCCGAATTGCTGGGGCGGCTGGACAGTCTGGTGTTCAGCGAACTGGGCGAGCGGCTGGCCGCCTACCTGCTGGAACACGCCGCCGCGCCGCACGCACTGCCCACCAATTCCGAACTGGCCGCGCTGCTGGGCACCGTGCCCGAACTGATCAGCCGCAAGCTGGGTGAGTTCTACCGCCTGGGCCTGATCGTGCTGGAGCGGCGCACCGTGCAGGTCTGCGACGCGGCGGAACTGTCGCGGCTGGCCGGTGGCCGACAGGAAGAGGCGGGGCGCTGA
- a CDS encoding cupin domain-containing protein, translating into MTSEQTLAPTAIRRGTPPQVLAVTPHGRSLLFTLEAGQGIPPHRHPGAHAVLAVLSGEIEVTAQATQTVGAGEVVTHDGNESISLLARQPGRVLVTLLGG; encoded by the coding sequence ATGACCTCCGAACAGACTCTTGCCCCCACCGCCATCCGCCGTGGCACGCCCCCCCAGGTTCTCGCGGTGACCCCGCACGGCCGCTCACTGCTGTTTACCCTGGAGGCCGGCCAGGGCATTCCGCCGCACCGCCATCCCGGCGCCCACGCGGTGCTGGCCGTTCTGTCGGGTGAGATCGAGGTCACGGCTCAGGCAACGCAGACCGTGGGGGCCGGGGAAGTCGTGACCCATGACGGCAACGAGTCCATCAGCCTGCTGGCCCGCCAGCCGGGCCGGGTGCTGGTCACGCTGCTGGGCGGCTAG
- a CDS encoding group III truncated hemoglobin, translating to MTASASGPLLLGAQGDTLFSRIGEERLRALLWGFYAEVMKDELLAPVFKQRVGPFPGAGWPVHIARLEGFWRAVTGGPSAYRGQPGPAHSDLGAESAHFDRWLALWETALAQHLDPPEAQAMLVMASRMRVSLQRFALAGAYAKSAPATPSEPSTQGAP from the coding sequence GTGACCGCCTCGGCCTCCGGCCCGCTGCTGCTCGGCGCGCAGGGCGACACGCTGTTCTCGCGCATCGGCGAGGAACGCCTGCGGGCGCTGCTGTGGGGCTTCTACGCTGAGGTGATGAAGGACGAGCTGCTGGCCCCGGTGTTCAAGCAGCGCGTCGGGCCGTTTCCGGGTGCCGGCTGGCCGGTGCATATCGCCCGACTGGAGGGCTTCTGGCGGGCCGTGACCGGCGGCCCCAGCGCGTACCGCGGCCAACCCGGCCCGGCGCACAGCGACCTGGGCGCGGAGTCCGCACACTTTGACCGCTGGCTGGCGCTGTGGGAAACGGCGCTGGCCCAGCACCTGGATCCGCCCGAGGCGCAGGCCATGCTGGTGATGGCCTCGCGCATGCGGGTGTCGCTGCAACGCTTCGCGCTGGCCGGAGCCTACGCAAAATCAGCCCCCGCAACACCGTCAGAACCTTCAACACAGGGAGCCCCATGA
- a CDS encoding DUF4149 domain-containing protein, which produces MSLFSGTLLSWLAGLNILLVGLWVGMYLFTTFVVSPAFTELFPDAEVRRSHRRLVGRHYARVNGPLTALLGGVALVMIVMGGVAPVLWAELLLLALIGGTVALHVRRASVAGAPVPGWITNVTLGASVLLCVAAVGAA; this is translated from the coding sequence ATGTCCCTGTTCTCTGGCACCCTGCTGTCGTGGCTGGCGGGCCTCAACATCCTGCTGGTGGGGCTGTGGGTGGGCATGTACCTGTTCACCACCTTCGTGGTCAGTCCGGCCTTCACGGAGCTGTTTCCGGACGCCGAGGTGCGCCGCTCGCACCGCCGACTGGTGGGGCGGCACTACGCTCGCGTGAACGGCCCGCTGACCGCCCTGCTGGGTGGGGTGGCGCTGGTCATGATCGTTATGGGCGGGGTGGCCCCGGTGCTGTGGGCCGAGCTACTGCTGCTGGCGCTGATCGGCGGCACGGTGGCCCTGCACGTCCGGCGGGCCTCGGTGGCGGGTGCCCCCGTCCCCGGCTGGATCACCAACGTGACGCTGGGGGCCAGCGTGCTGCTGTGCGTCGCCGCCGTGGGGGCCGCGTGA
- a CDS encoding indolepyruvate ferredoxin oxidoreductase subunit alpha, with translation MTHIITSPCIGTKDASCTEVCPVECIYDAGEMYLIHPDECIDCGACVPACPVSAIFPEEDVPAEETPFIARNYEFFGV, from the coding sequence ATGACCCATATCATTACCAGCCCCTGTATCGGCACCAAGGATGCCTCGTGCACCGAGGTCTGCCCGGTGGAGTGCATCTACGACGCCGGCGAGATGTACCTGATCCACCCCGACGAGTGCATCGACTGCGGTGCGTGCGTCCCGGCCTGTCCGGTCAGCGCGATCTTCCCGGAAGAGGACGTGCCTGCCGAGGAAACCCCTTTCATCGCCCGCAACTACGAGTTCTTCGGGGTCTAG
- a CDS encoding Bax inhibitor-1/YccA family protein: MQTYPMPQSQARTAELVRTFMARTYSWMAAGLALTAGIAFLTAQNEAFAYQIMQYRMPLLLVQLGLVFGLSLFADRLSSAVAGLLFIAYAALTGLTFSALLFAYSPAAVISAFATTAGTFGAMSVVGYVIKKDLSAMGRFFMFALIGLIVAMIVNIFVASSALTFGISIIGVLLFAGLTAYDTQMLRNMALSGVSGEQAERAAINGALRLYLDFINMFLFILRLFGGSRN, translated from the coding sequence ATGCAGACCTATCCCATGCCCCAATCGCAGGCCCGAACGGCAGAACTTGTCCGCACGTTCATGGCCCGCACGTATTCGTGGATGGCCGCCGGATTGGCCCTGACCGCCGGCATCGCCTTTCTCACCGCCCAGAACGAGGCCTTTGCCTACCAGATCATGCAGTACCGCATGCCCCTGCTGCTGGTGCAACTTGGTCTGGTCTTTGGCCTGAGCCTGTTCGCCGACCGCCTGAGCAGTGCGGTGGCCGGCCTGCTGTTCATCGCCTACGCCGCGCTGACCGGCCTGACTTTCAGCGCCCTGCTGTTCGCGTACAGCCCCGCTGCAGTGATCAGCGCCTTTGCCACCACCGCCGGCACCTTCGGGGCCATGAGCGTGGTGGGTTACGTGATCAAAAAGGACCTGAGCGCGATGGGCCGTTTTTTCATGTTCGCGCTGATCGGGCTGATCGTCGCCATGATCGTCAACATTTTCGTCGCCAGCAGCGCCCTGACCTTCGGCATCAGCATCATCGGCGTGCTGCTGTTCGCGGGCCTGACCGCCTACGACACCCAGATGCTGCGCAACATGGCCCTGAGCGGCGTCAGCGGCGAGCAGGCCGAACGCGCCGCCATCAACGGGGCGCTGCGCCTGTACCTGGACTTCATCAACATGTTCCTGTTCATCCTGCGTCTGTTCGGCGGCAGCC